GGATTTCACAGGTGTCAGCTTTTTAAATCTTGTTGACTTTGATGCAAAGTTCGGTCATAGAAGAGATCCGATCGGTTACGGCGAAGCTCTCGAAGAGTATGATCAAAGGCTTCCTGAACTTCTGCAGGAGCTTAAGGAAGAGGACCTGTTAATCATTACAGCTGACCATGGAAATGATCCGGTTCACCCGGGTACAGACCATACCAGAGAATATGTACCGCTTCTTTGCTATAACAAACGCTTCAGTAAAGGAGAGCGGCTGGACGACAGAAAAACCTTTGCTGATGTAGGAGCTACCATTGCAGATAACTTCGGTGTGAAAATGCCTGAACATGGCAAAAGCTTTTTAAATGACTTGAAATAAGAGAGGACTGTGTTTTTATGACTAATGCACTCATTGAAGCGAAACAATTTATTGAAGGTAAACTAACGAAAAAGCCACAAGTCGGCCTTATTTTAGGTTCGGGTCTTGGCGTACTTGCAGATGAAATTCAAGAAGCAGTGACTGTCCCCTACAGTGATATACCAGGGTTCCCGACCTCAACTGTTGCCGGACATAAAGGTCAGCTTGTCATCGGTACTCTGAATGGAAAAAGTGTTGTTGCCATGCAGGGCCGTTTTCATTTTTACGAAGGCTACGATATGAGCCTTGTTACTCTTCCGGTGAGAGTGATGAAAGCCATCGGTGTTACAGACTTGATTGTGACAAATGCAGCAGGGGGGGTAAATGAATCGTATGAGCCTGGTGATCTGATGCTCATCGAGGACCACATCAATAATTTTGGAACAAATCCATTAATTGGTCCGAATGATGAAGAAATGGGACCGAGATTTCCTGATATGAGTGAAGCTTATACGAAAGATCACTTATCTCTTGCCACAGAGACTGCAAAAGAGCTTGGGGTTAATGTGCAAAAGGGTGTGTATGTAGGGAATACCGGCCCTTGTTACGAAACTCCTGCTGAAGTCCGTATGCTCCGTGCAATGGGAGGCGACGCAGTAGGAATGAGTACAGTCCCCGAAGTAATCGTTGCCCGCCACAGCGGACTTAAGGTTCTTGGGATTTCATGTATTTCCAATATGGCAGCAGGGATACTCGATCAGCCGTTGCATCACGATGAAGTGATTGAAACAACGGAAAAAGTAAAAGCAAACTTCCTGGCCTTAGTAAAAGAAATTGTCGGTAAAATGTAGAATTTCTAATGATATGAGGATGGTGGCTTACTATGAGAATGGTTG
This DNA window, taken from Alteribacter keqinensis, encodes the following:
- a CDS encoding purine-nucleoside phosphorylase encodes the protein MTNALIEAKQFIEGKLTKKPQVGLILGSGLGVLADEIQEAVTVPYSDIPGFPTSTVAGHKGQLVIGTLNGKSVVAMQGRFHFYEGYDMSLVTLPVRVMKAIGVTDLIVTNAAGGVNESYEPGDLMLIEDHINNFGTNPLIGPNDEEMGPRFPDMSEAYTKDHLSLATETAKELGVNVQKGVYVGNTGPCYETPAEVRMLRAMGGDAVGMSTVPEVIVARHSGLKVLGISCISNMAAGILDQPLHHDEVIETTEKVKANFLALVKEIVGKM